The DNA segment CtgagaaaatcacttaaatttattataaaaataagaaacgaTTCATTATCAACTATCATATTGGAAATCTATATAGCATAGACACAGACATGAATACGATCCGGACACAAAAATATgtattgacaataaagatttatatgcacaaatatattttaattttttttagtagagAGATGTTTTTTATAGCTAGTTTAAAAGGATttgttcatttatttttataatcataataaaattttatacaataaatttaaatttttagaaattaatgtaaatatttttttaattatacacTTTCATCGATATGTGTGTCTGACACAGCCACGTCATTTAAGAGACGTGTCTGAAACTCATAGTTCGACACtcattttaaaactttataaaaaaatcactttgTTAATTCTCCATTTTATCACCATTAAGTACACATGTAGCGTTCTATAGAGATCATAATTCGTTAATTCCAAGGTAGAGGATAAATATAATTTGACTGATAATGTGCAACGAaagactaaataaaaaaattacagtaaaaaacatatacaaccaagtacaattgtAATAATTGTACAAggttttcaatatttttctttagttCCTCCGTTACTTTTGTTGAATTTGTAATGGGGAGCTGAATGCATAAAATGCAGTAAAGATACCTTATCCATGTAGCAGCATGACACCTCAAGATATCAGAAGTATGTTGacatacaaaaaattaaattacaaaagAGCTGCATAACATGAAAACAGAGGAAGGTCAACAAAATTATGTGAACCAGCACTCCAACATGCACATCAATAGTTGTCActgtacaaaaataaataaaaaattatcaaattttaatcAGAAATCCTCAAGATAAAACAGAAAACTTTCCACGTGGAGTAGATCGACTCCTTCTAAATTCAGGCAATGTAATGTTGGTGCCTTCCTTAAGATTGCGTCCTGAACCatgttgaaatattttattttcaactttGCTGGACAATAATGGTTCAGCTGCTTGGACTATTCCTCTGCAAAAGACAAAATGGCTCATCTATCAATCAGGCTATGATTCTATGAATAATGTTATTTTCAATAAGAAGACACAAAGAAATGAGTATAGTTTTTTAATGATCCTTACCTTGATCCAATGTTCTGAAAATTCCTAGAGATGTTATGGTTTATCTTTTTAAGATTAACACCGTGGACTGCAGACTCCATTAGGCTTATATCATTTTCTGGCTCACAATAATTGCTCTTTCGAGGTGCTTCCACGATCATATCACGGCCAATTTCCATGTCAGAAATAGGTATCATCATATCAGGCCTTTGAATCCTAAAGGGAAACTGTTGATGAGGCTTAACCTTGGCCTTGTTTTTCCTAGTTCCACCTTGTCTTACCACACCAAGAGCAGCTTGCTTGAGTTGTTCCTCTTCATGTTCTTGATTAACTTTTCGGGAGTTTATCTTCTGGAGGTTGTTGAAGAGAGTTTCATTAGTGCGATCTTGCTTCACTGACTCCTGTGAATGCAGATTCACCCTTGAGTTATTGTCTATAGAGGAGGGCATTGGCATTGTGACAAGAGATTTATTTACTAGTACTCTAGATGGAAGAAGATGCTTTAATATTGGTTGATTTTCTGCTGTGTCACTTCGGACCTTGCTTTTAATGACTGACCCTCTACCAGAGGATATTGATCTCCTCCTTACTGGAGGAGATGGTGATCTACTTTTCCCTGAGCTCACTAATTTTTCTTCTGCCAGAATGGACATTTTTGGCATTGACTCCTTTTCTGTATGAGTTGAGGGAAATCTTGACCTTCTTTGCTTACCCGAAGAACAAGTTTTAGCCTGAAATTATAATTTCAGGTTTAGAGACTACAAATTACACTTTAGTGTAACACAATTTTCTAATATATGTTCacacaaatttatattaaagTTTTTGTCAGCATGCAATAACCTCAGAACTTCTATCGTCCATGTGTCTTTGATAGTTTTCAGGCTTCATGCTGTCACTGGTACCATTTTTGGGCAAACGGAAAGGTGAAACAGCTCTTGGTGCTTTCTGAGATTCTGTAGGATTTCGTGCATTCCCAGATTTCCATTGCTGTAGTTCAGTTTCCTTCCTCTCCAATGCTGATTTCATATTTGATATCTATAAAATGTTCAAACTATTAAAACATTGGCCAAGAAAAACTGAAAACCGCTCAAGTTATGCAGAAAACCAAACCTCTTCCTTTAGCTCCCGAATTTCTCCAGTTTCTTTATTAGATTGAGCAGCCCCAAGTTCAATGGTCGCAACCCTCTCTGCAAACTTAAGTGTGCTAATTGTCTCTCCAAGAGCATTAAGCTCAGGATTTATATGAACAAACATCAAAGTTTTTGCATGACCACCTATGGATATGGAGAGAAAAAAATCAAAGCATAAGTTAAGTTGTTATATACGGAAATGCAAAATAGAAAACCACTATGGCTTTATAAAtacattaataatatcaatattaatcaACCCATCTCAACCCTTTTCCCAACTCCACGACAACAAACTCAAGCAACAGAGTGAAAAAAAACTGTACTAGAAAAATATAGTGGTTGAAGGtcaaaaacgaaaaaaaaaacaactcttAATGTTGATCTAACTAATTATAATGTGGAATTTGTACAAAGAAAAAAGGTAAATCTCTTCTCTATTGAAGTGAGCTTGTTACCTAATGAATCTTGTAGAACTTGTGTGAGCTTGCTATTTCTGTAAGGAATATGTTGACTCTTCTGGGCCAAAGCAGCAATAACATCCCCAAGTGCAGAAAGAGATTTATTTATATGCTGAGCCTCCTTTAGTCTCTCGCCAACAGCCTCGGACTTGTCCACTCTCTCACTTCCAGCCAAATCCACAAGATGGAGACAACCCTTAAGAATAGAGTTAGACTCTAAGTCCCTCCCTCTGACATGAACTGTCAATACACTGCATATGGATGCAAAAGAAATATGCttaagtaaaatatattttatggtTAGAGTTCTTAATACTGTTAACTTCTACTTTTCTGTTTATTACGTAGAAATCTGCTTATTTTGCTTCCCTAATTGTATATAAACACTCATGATACCATATGTAATACACAAGCCTTTCTTAATCAATTTCTAGCATATTATTGCATTTCTGATTGCTACTTTCTGTCAAGAGTAGCCATCTATTTTCATGAAGAACTATTACCTATGAGAACGGCTGCTTCGCTCATTTAGAGCTGTAGCACCAACAGCACGATTCCTCTGACCAACTTTCATTAAATCAAGAACATCCTGTGTGCAATTAACCGGAACTAAAGATGCATCCGGCACATTAAGCCCATTCAATTGAGAGTTGTTTCGTATATCCAATGTATGTCTTGTCAAGGAAATgaacaagaaaaattaaatcatattttttttcttttggaatTTGTAAAAAGTTTTGATATGCAGAGGAGAAAAATGGTTAATATAAATACAGCAAGTATGGCTTGAAGGATATCTTCTGTTAGAGCCGTCGCTGACTAGTAAATCTCTCACTTGCTCATTGTATATTTCAATCATCTGGACGCCAACTTCATATTTTATGGCATCTGCTCTTTCCTTTGAAATATGAAATAAGTCACGCAAAGCCCTGTAGTTTACACCCCATGTCTCTTCAGTCATCAGATCAGGACCACTCTATCCAAGCAGTAAAACACACATGTATAAGAAACAAGACAATATTAGAATGATTTTATGACATTGCAGTATCACACAACCAGTTTCTTTGAGCTTTTAGTAACATTCAGGtcgttttaaaaaatttagttgtCTCCTTTGTGAGAAGAAACATCTCGAAACCAAGATTGATAGAATTTTATACCATGGCAAAACATATGATATACTCTTCATTTTAAGTATTCATTATATGTTTTACAACTACTTACTACTAGACATGAAAAGAAAGTCACCAATTTCAGTACAAAACCATAACAATCCTGTTATTTCTTATGAGGCATCCAATAAAATCAAAGAATTTAGGATGAGGAAAGCACTCCAATTTGAATGAATGCATAAAATTGTGATAGATTGCTTAATTTCTGTGTATAATGTTATGTTACCATTGTGTAGGTTTTTCCTGACCCAGTCTGTCCATATGCAAAGATGCATACATTATATCCATCTAAGGCGGACCTAACCAATGGTTGAGTGTCAGCGTATATTTGTTCTGCACATTACAaagaaaataatcataaaaGCTTCTTgagaagatataaatttcaaaaaagattatttatttatttgtaacaAGTGCATTACATTATGATATCATGGTATATTATCACATTACATCTTTTTTATCACTCTTCGTTACATAACCAAGTCTCCATTGTCTAAAATAAGcccattattatttttcaaatctttACACTACATTTTACATAGTCGTTTAGGAATAATCATGTAGAACAAAGTATTTGCTGGCCCTATACATTTTCTAATAAtgtcaaaaaattaaaatacctTGGGTGGCACTTGTTGCAAACACCTTATTGAATGAAAATACCCTTCTAGCATCTTTTCCTTGCTTAAGGGGATTCATAATCATTATGTTTCCATTTTCTCCTATATAATCTACAGTAGATTGTCCATTTGGTTGCCCTGGCAAGAAGGGCCTCACTCTACAGTAGACCCTAATGGCTCCTGTAAGTCAGCAAATCTGTTTAGTATATAAATCATGCGAGTAGATCCTTGAAAAAGTGTACTGGATTCTTGTGTACCTTTGAGGTCTTGTACTTGATTGTAAAGAAAACGATTCTCCTCCAAAACTTGATGATACGAAGAGGAGGCCTCTTCAAGGCTCCTTATATGATTCTCTAAGAAGCAGATAGAACTCAACTCAGCATTATGAAAGAATATTACATTAGAAGATTTTAAACACATCAAAggatatttcttttgaaaatagAAGTCTTCAGATTATTTACCAAGCCTGTTCAATTCTTGGTCCCACTTCGATTGAAGTTGTTTGAGCTCCAATTTTATCTCTTCATAGAAGTACCTCAGTCCCTAGACCAGTAAAAAAACATCATTACAGAGAATGATGATAGTCTAAGATCGCATGATAAATCGTCTAAAGCAGTGCATTAGATTTTCCACTTTTATACCTCAAGCTCTTTTTGCTGGGCATCAATTATTTCAGCATGCTTGGCGCAATATTTGTCATTGCGCTGATTACTGTCGCGTTTTCCACCGCAAGTGCATAGTTTAGAGCTTTCATTTGATGCCAAACTACGTCTTTGATTCGGATATAATGTGATAGCGTCCACAAATTCTCTCTTAGAGAGGCAACCAGTATCACCTTTCAATATTTTCTTGAGGAAATGTCCAAGCTGCAGAGAGTTGTTATATTTTAGGTAACTTTTCAAACAACAGAAACGTCACAGCAAGAGAAAACAGATGCATTAAATTCAGAAGTACCTGAGTGCCTTGAGAATCAAGCAATGCAGAAAAATCCCTGATAACCTTCCTGAGCAAAGAATCTATTACCTGCACAAAATTTCACCCAGTCACAAATAAGATTGCTGATCGCACGAATCAAATGAATCTTCatacataaatttaatttctcACAACATATTCCAAACAACAATCAAAATTTCCAGACTTAAAAATTACACCTCATAGGGAAGGATCTTACCTACCATTGCATTCAACGGTAGATCATCAACCTCATCAGCTTCTTTGAGGTAAGCCAGGAGAAGCTTGAGTCCAAACTGATCAAAAAAGGAAGTCAAAGCATTAGCAGCTTTGGTTTCTTCAATGGATACCTCTCCAGACAGATGAAGAAACTGTGATGACTCAGACTCGTCAACACTTTCAGTGCCGAGTATGTTGGAAGGAGACCATTTGGGGAAGGAAGTAATCCTGACAGTTCCACCATATCTCCACACACCAACTCCACCCGACAGCTTCCATTCATAATACCCTTTCAAACACAGAATGCAGTCCACAACTTTGCTCGACGAACCCCCCTACAAAAACACATTAAACCCTTAAAAAGATGCTCATGTTTTTACATAACagaataaataaacaatttgTAACTCTACGAATCCAAACGGGCATtactaaaattgaaataaagaaGACAGGTTccatttttattcataaaagaATTATGTTTCTGTCTATCATATATGGCCTGTTTGGAGGAAATTTCTCCATAAGATCTTCttggagagaaaaataaaatcagcttttctataaaatgaaattagATTATGCATGAATAAAAAATCAGATTTGGAGAAGTTAATTGTACAAACTACCTTATGGAAAAGTTAATCTCAACTTATGGAGGAActgattcaatttttttcttctaaaagtGTTTATGGAAAAGTTTCTCCAAACAAGCCCAGTAGCTCT comes from the Phaseolus vulgaris cultivar G19833 chromosome 8, P. vulgaris v2.0, whole genome shotgun sequence genome and includes:
- the LOC137825543 gene encoding kinesin-like protein KIN-14F isoform X1, with the protein product MPQEPLAHSIFASPLKRGLNLKSSGSVCNNNEASYTVMAEESINDHELAQRKAEEAASRRYEAAEWLAQMDNGASSSLSKEPSEEEFCLALRNGLILCNVLNRVNPGAVVKVVDNAVVDNLALPSSEGPAQSAIQYFENMRNFLEAVTNMKLLTFEASDLEKGGSSSKVVDCILCLKGYYEWKLSGGVGVWRYGGTVRITSFPKWSPSNILGTESVDESESSQFLHLSGEVSIEETKAANALTSFFDQFGLKLLLAYLKEADEVDDLPLNAMVIDSLLRKVIRDFSALLDSQGTQLGHFLKKILKGDTGCLSKREFVDAITLYPNQRRSLASNESSKLCTCGGKRDSNQRNDKYCAKHAEIIDAQQKELEGLRYFYEEIKLELKQLQSKWDQELNRLENHIRSLEEASSSYHQVLEENRFLYNQVQDLKGAIRVYCRVRPFLPGQPNGQSTVDYIGENGNIMIMNPLKQGKDARRVFSFNKVFATSATQEQIYADTQPLVRSALDGYNVCIFAYGQTGSGKTYTMSGPDLMTEETWGVNYRALRDLFHISKERADAIKYEVGVQMIEIYNEQVRDLLVSDGSNRRLDIRNNSQLNGLNVPDASLVPVNCTQDVLDLMKVGQRNRAVGATALNERSSRSHSVLTVHVRGRDLESNSILKGCLHLVDLAGSERVDKSEAVGERLKEAQHINKSLSALGDVIAALAQKSQHIPYRNSKLTQVLQDSLGGHAKTLMFVHINPELNALGETISTLKFAERVATIELGAAQSNKETGEIRELKEEISNMKSALERKETELQQWKSGNARNPTESQKAPRAVSPFRLPKNGTSDSMKPENYQRHMDDRSSEAKTCSSGKQRRSRFPSTHTEKESMPKMSILAEEKLVSSGKSRSPSPPVRRRSISSGRGSVIKSKVRSDTAENQPILKHLLPSRVLVNKSLVTMPMPSSIDNNSRVNLHSQESVKQDRTNETLFNNLQKINSRKVNQEHEEEQLKQAALGVVRQGGTRKNKAKVKPHQQFPFRIQRPDMMIPISDMEIGRDMIVEAPRKSNYCEPENDISLMESAVHGVNLKKINHNISRNFQNIGSRGIVQAAEPLLSSKVENKIFQHGSGRNLKEGTNITLPEFRRSRSTPRGKFSVLS
- the LOC137825543 gene encoding kinesin-like protein KIN-14F isoform X2, with protein sequence MPQEPLAHSIFASPLKRGLNLKSSGSVCNNNEASYTVMAEESINDHELAQRKAEEAASRRYEAAEWLAQMDNGASSSLSKEPSEEEFCLALRNGLILCNVLNRVNPGAVVKVVDNAVVDNLALPSSEGPAQSAIQYFENMRNFLEAVTNMKLLTFEASDLEKGGSSSKVVDCILCLKGYYEWKLSGGVGVWRYGGTVRITSFPKWSPSNILGTESVDESESSQFLHLSGEVSIEETKAANALTSFFDQFGLKLLLAYLKEADEVDDLPLNAMVIDSLLRKVIRDFSALLDSQGTQLGHFLKKILKGDTGCLSKREFVDAITLYPNQRRSLASNESSKLCTCGGKRDSNQRNDKYCAKHAEIIDAQQKELEGLRYFYEEIKLELKQLQSKWDQELNRLENHIRSLEEASSSYHQVLEENRFLYNQVQDLKGAIRVYCRVRPFLPGQPNGQSTVDYIGENGNIMIMNPLKQGKDARRVFSFNKVFATSATQEQIYADTQPLVRSALDGYNVCIFAYGQTGSGKTYTMSGPDLMTEETWGVNYRALRDLFHISKERADAIKYEVGVQMIEIYNEQVRDLLVSDGSNRRLDIRNNSQLNGLNVPDASLVPVNCTQDVLDLMKVGQRNRAVGATALNERSSRSHSVLTVHVRGRDLESNSILKGCLHLVDLAGSERVDKSEAVGERLKEAQHINKSLSALGDVIAALAQKSQHIPYRNSKLTQVLQDSLGGHAKTLMFVHINPELNALGETISTLKFAERVATIELGAAQSNKETGEIRELKEEISNMKSALERKETELQQWKSGNARNPTESQKAPRAVSPFRLPKNGTSDSMKPENYQRHMDDRSSEAKTCSSGKQRRSRFPSTHTEKESMPKMSILAEEKLVSSGKSRSPSPPVRRRSISSGRGSVIKSKESVKQDRTNETLFNNLQKINSRKVNQEHEEEQLKQAALGVVRQGGTRKNKAKVKPHQQFPFRIQRPDMMIPISDMEIGRDMIVEAPRKSNYCEPENDISLMESAVHGVNLKKINHNISRNFQNIGSRGIVQAAEPLLSSKVENKIFQHGSGRNLKEGTNITLPEFRRSRSTPRGKFSVLS